The genomic interval TAAATGGTCTTCTCTTTAATTACTACAGATAAGCTTTATTATCCTAATCAAGGATGCATAGAGTATATTACTTGAACCTAACTAACTTTAGATTTTTCATTCATAGATTCCATCCTCTAGAAAAGATTAAAAATGTTATTGTTTTATTAGAGCAGATATACTTATTACAACTTTGTTTATTTCCGACAATCTTAATTATGGTAATTATAAAAAATAATACCTTGTATTAAAAGGTATTATTTTTTATAATCAACTAAGAGGTGGAAGATTTGGAAATTAGTAGAGAGATCTTAAAGGGTCATATTGATACGTTGATTTTGTCGTTACTTTATCAAAGGGATATGTACGGTTATGAATTGGCTAAGATTGTTCGAGAAAAAAGTGATGAACAATTTGAACTGAAAGAAGGAACTCTTTATTTGTCTTTAAAGAGATTAGAAAAGAATAATTGGATTTCTTCTTACTGGGGTAGTGAGCAAGGTCCTGGCGGAAGAAGAAAGTATTATAAGCTTACCTCCTTAGGTAAGCAAGGTTTTGAAGATAAGCGTTTAGAATGGCAATTTATAAAGAAAATGATGGATTCATTTTTATGGGGAGGAACTAAGTGAAGAGAATAGAAGCATTTGTGGATTCTATGTATCTAAATGTAGACGGAGATAAACAAGAAATCGACGAATTAAAAGCAGAAATGAAAAATCATTTGTTTGAATCAGTTCAGGAGTTAAAAGAAGCAGGAAAAACAGAACAACAAGCTATTACAATTGCGATTCAACGGTTTGGTGAAGAAAAAGAAATGCGCGCTGTTATTGGACAATTGTTTGAGATACAAAAAATATTTGCAAAGCGTGTGCTTTACATAGCAATAGTTTGTTTAATATTAACAATATCAATGGGTAGTTTTCTTTGGGAAATTGACGATTCAACTGCTCAAGGATTATCTGAAACAAGTACATTAATATCTAAGGAATTAGAAAATAAAGACGTTATGACCTTCAGTATGAAAAGGAAAATTGAAACTTTAGTAGAGGATACGAATTATATATCTGAAGTCACTATCTATAATTCAAAAGATATAAGAAGTGTTAGCCAAAATTCTGGGGAATATCATTGGAAATCACAGAATCCAGATTTTCAATATCAAAGAACGATTTGGGCTCCAAAATGGCTAGGTGTGGATTCTTCCACGTCTGGAAATGGAAATGAACAATGGTTTGTACTAATAGAGAGTAGAAGTTTTGATCAATTACAGGTAATTGTAATATTTATGGGTGGAGCTATTTACTGGACACTGTTCACTATTTGGGCAATTATTAATGCTCACCATCAAAAACCGTTACGAATTAAATGGATTTTTATATTTGTAGGCCTTAATGTTTTAGGTTATTTACTTTATTATTTTACAGGAATACGGAGCGTTTCTTCTAAAGAGCATGAGGATTTATATTAAGATTCTGTAGCCTCTACCTCAAAGCTAATATATACACTTATAAACTAATATGGTAAAATTACTCATATTTTGTCGTTAGGAACTTAAATTTTGTTGGAGGTTACAAATGAGTTACGGCGTTTCAGTATTTTTTATATTAGTGCTTATGTGTATTATTGCAAGTCAGTCTTACTTACCAAAATGGTTAAAGTGGTTAGTTGGTGTCTACTATTCTTTAGGAATATTACTTTTTAGTTATCTTCAAACTCCTTTAGCCGATAAATGGTATGTACATACTCCTGTTCCAGACGAGTATTGGGATGCAAATTCAAGATTAACAGATCTATTTGCTGCTGTGTTCTTTATACCCGTCTGCATACTTTTTTTCATACTATATTATAACTGGTTCAAAAAACTAAAAAAGCCCCTACATCGTGTGTATTTGGGAATTAGTGTGGTTCCTGTTTTACTTATAGGTTTTGTATGTTTCTTTATGTTTGAATTCTTGTATGGGTATAGGCCTTAAAATCATATTACATTTTACAACTCCAGAACTAAGCATACAAAAAATAAACCTTTGCTAATATAAGCAAAGGTTTTTCAAATTTATTGGAATAGGGGGAGTACGTTATTAGTCTGGCCAGATTTGTAGATTCATATACATATACCTTTAAAAACAAATGTTGTCATTAACTATATTTATAGAAAATAACCTCGACTCCGTTTTATCATTCGTTAAGTAAATACTAAATTACTTCATTTATTATTAATGTTTTAACATTTACACTAAGTGACGACAAATATATTGTTTTTCTACAAGATAAGTAAATGATAAAACTATTTTTAATAAAATATGTTTGATTTTATTTAATGATATAGTGGAAAGTAAAACTAAACATAATCCATTTTATATAAACTGCATATTATATACAGCTTAAAAAAAGAAAAACCTACTGACCCAGTAGGTTTTTCTATATGCAATGAAGATGAAAGAATAGCACGTACTCAAGAGAATATACTCTGACCTTTATAAGGTAGCAAACTATTCCCTCAATAGATGTGGGAAAATTCACAACTTTAAAGCCTGAAGAGTGTTACGATGTATTTGACCTTTCTAACAAAAGATCACTTTTACCCTTGCTCTTGGTGTTATTTTTAAAAATAATTAAAACTTTTTATTTACTAACGTTGGAATAAACACACGGAAAGTTGTTCCAACCTCTTTTTTACTTGTTAACTCAATATATCCATCGTATTTTTCTAATTTTCGTTTAACTGTATATAATCCAATTCCTTGATGATTCAACTTAGTTGAATAACCTGGGACAAATACCTTGTCTAAATTATCTCCTTTTATGTAAGAGTTTTGATTGTTAACCTCTATTACAAAAAAAGATTTTAATAAATGATCTATCTTTAAACTTACATATTTATCTTCCTTCTTTGAAGCCAACTCTGCCTCAAAAGCATTATCTACAATATTTCCAACAATTTGTATTAATTCATGAGATAATATTTTAACACAAGGAATGTCTTCTGCTGTATCAATAAAAAAGTTAATATTATATAATTTAGCTACCTCTATTTTGGCTTGTAACAGTGTAGATAATGCCGTATGCTTTAACCTCAATAAATTATCTGTTAAACAAATATCTTGAAATAAATTTTTTATATACTGATTTAATTCATTGTATTGCTTATGCTCTGATAATCCATATATAACCTGAAGTTGATTATAATAATCATGTCTATGGCTTTTAACAGAGGCGCTTAAATCTTGTAAGTTACTGAGGTATACATCCTCAGACATAAGGTACATCTGTTGCTCTGATTTTTCACAAAATTTAACTACCACACGTATTAAATTGCACATTATTAAAATTGTAGCAAATACAATTATGTATGTTAATGCGCGTCTCCCTTCACCATTTCCAATGTCGACCAATACAGCTAATAATACCACAAAAATTTGAGCAAGAATTGACGTGATAATCGTTATAATAAAATTGCTATTAAGATTATTTCTATCTAATACTTTCTTCAAAGAAATGTCTTTCTTTGAAAGCACAATAATTCCTATAATGATAGTTACATATAAAAAGATAGCGATATAAATCTGAAGTGGCAATTTCATTTTTACAAAATTTATATACTGTGCATTTAAAATTATAAGTACAATTATACTCTCTAGTGTTGTTTGCAGAACTGCACGAAGCAAGGATATAAGTATACTAAACTGTAAACTAAGCTTAAATATATACATAACAATTATTATATGCATGAATATATTAACTAATAGCTTTATATCTGTATTAATATCCCAGTTAAAAGTATACGATGTGCATAATGAATAGATGGCGCTGAACATTATTACTTTTCTTATATTTTTAACTAAGTTACCAAACAATAATTTAACTAAAAATGATAATAAAGTAATATTTTCAATAAAGGTAAGAGCATAAGCTATTAAGTGCATATTCTAATCTTACTTACGCTTCAAAGATTTTGGAATTTGAATCTCATGGATTAGATAGAAGCTAGCTGTTGATATTTCTGTATGAGCTATTTTTACAAAGAAACTTGCAAATAATCTTTTAATTTTTTTCATTTTTTGTCCCTCTTTTTCTCTTTAATAAAGTAAGTGACTGGGAAACTATCCCCAATTGGATAGCTGTAGCATATGAAGGGCTTAAACCCAAAATATACTGAACGAATATATACATTATAATTATAAAAGTAATTGATAAATATTTTAGTAGCGATCTATGATTGTAGGATACTCTATCAGGATTAATTGAAGTTCCGAAAACCAACAATATAAAAATACTAATTATAAAACAAAAAAACATGCTTATTTTTAAGTATGCTATGTTTACTTGCCCCATTATTTGGGAAGCTAATGCTATACTTGTCAGCAGGGACATAGAGTTTATATAACAGTAAAAAAATCTAGAAAAGTGAAACCCTCCGGAGAGCAATCTTAGAGAAGAAAACGAAACTAAAACTATTAGGATAAGGATCAAATCATTTATTAAAAAGCCTATTAATAAAATTGTAACTAATTTAATCAATGATCTAATTGTAATTTCCACTCCATAGGCTATTACCTCTGATTCATAATTTGATTCCTTAACCAATTTGTTACTTATTTTTAGGGAAAGGTCGTGAATCATTTCTTATCTCCTTTGTATTTCTTACTAAACGTCGTATTTAAGTAAGGCTTTTAAATTGTTCAACTGTTAGGGAGATATCCACTAAATATAGCTCCATTAGGATGATTATTTTTTACTATTAAGTCTCCTCCATGTATTTTAAAAGCATGTTTAGCAATTGTTAATCCAAGTCCAGTTCCACCTGTCTGACGATTTCTGGAGTATTCTCCCCGATATAATGGTTTAAATATGTGCGGTAATATTTCTTCAGGTATGCCTTCTCCACCATCTTTTATAGTAATGATTATTTCTTTTTCTGTATTTTCTAAGATTATATCTATTGAGCCACCTGTAGGTGTATATCGAATTGCGTTACTCACTATATTATCTATAGATCTCGTCAATAAAGGCGCATTACCTTGTAAAGTGAGAGACTTCTCTGGCATCTCTAAAGACAAACTTATGTTTTTTTGACGGCACGCTAAATCGTAGCCCTCAACTATATTTTGGACTAAACTTTTAATTTCAATAGGATGAAATTCTGGCTGAGTTCCTAAATAATCAAGCTTTACATATTCGAATAAATTAGAAACTAGTTCTTCTAACAAGTTTGCTTTATTTCTACAAACCCTAATATATTTTTTTTGTTTTTCTGGGCTATTTGCTATCCCCTTTTCTAACCCCTCTAAATATCCTCTTATCGAAAATAAGGGTGTTCGTAGGTCATGGACAATTGAAGCAACAAACATTTTTCTATCTTCTTCCATTTGGGCTTTCGAAGCTAACAACTCATGTAGCTCTTGTTGCATAAATTTAAAACCATCCGATACTGCATTGATTTCTTTAACTGATGAAGAAGGCAAAACAGATGTAAATTCATTACGAGAAAGTGACAAAGCTGCACGCTCCAATAACTTAAGAGGACGTATTATCATTTTATGGGTGATAATAACACAAAATAATAACACAAGAAAGAATAAGGATATCCAAACAATAACTCCACCCCATTGCTTTAAAAATGCATTTTTAGGTTTATTAATCTCTTCCCCAACAGCAGGGGGAGTATACTTTATAAAAGCAGTCCCAGTAGCCTTTCCTTCTTTATAAATTGTTTGTTTTTCAAAAGCCGATTTAGATAACCCAATGCTGTAGTTTCCTTTTTGATGAATAGTTTCGCCTGAAGCTCCATTTGTACTTGTGAATACTATTTGGTCATTAGAATCTACTAAAATAATTTCTATTCCTTTATTATGTAAATCTTTTATTATATTATTTTTCCATTTTGAACTTCCCCATAATTCAGGCTTCAGAAGAATAGATTTTTCTATCCATCCCTGTACGTTATTTTCTCCCACCTGATTATTTTCATAAGAATCGCTAGAATACCGATTATACATGTGCGATATAAATTTAGTTCCTAAGAAAGGTACCAGTGTAAGTAATAATAAAATAATGATGACCCACTGACGTATAGAGAGTTTACTGATCATGCCTTAATCCCTCAAACTTATAACCCACTCCCCAAACAGTTTGAATCCACTCAGGGTGTGCTGGACAATCTTCTATTTTATCTCGAATTCGGGCAATAAACACTCTAACAGAATGTGAATCACTATAATCCTCTCCCCACACCTTATTAATAAGCTGCTCATGAGTAAATACTTGCTTGGGATGTATAGCCAAAAGCTCTAAAATATCGTATTCTCTAGATGTTAAAGAAACTTGTTTGTCTCCTTTCCATACTTCACGAGCTTTCATATCAATTTTCAAATTTCCAAAATCGAGAATGTTCGTTGAATGATTTACTTTTACCTGTTGCACATCAAATCTTCTACGAACTGCTTTAATCCGGGCAATGATCTCTCCTGGAGTAGCTGATTTTACAATATAATCATCTGCTCCAAGATTTAGCCCTCTAATTTTATCAATATCATCTTGTTTTGCACTTAAAAACAAAATAGGTACGTTACTAATTTTTCGTATTTCTTTACATACAGTAAATCCATCTATATTTGGCATCATAATATCGAGTAAGATACAATCGATTTTTTTAGATGCTATGACGTCTAAAGCTTCTTTACCGTTATATGCAGTACGCACTTTATAACCATCTATCTCCAAAAAATCTTTTAATAAATCAACAATCTCTATCTCATCATCTGTAATTAGAATTGTTTCTTGCATAGCTTCACTTCCTTCCTCTACTTATTTTCCATATAGTATATATTAAGCTAAAAAAAGTAATTTTTTAATATGTTTGATAAAAATTTGATACTTTATTTACATTTTATTGATATTTTCATGACAATTTATTTAGTTTTCTCTTATACAATGACGTTAACTTAAATAAGGAGAGATGCTAGCCATGTCATTTGTATTAGAAGCACAATCAATAAACAAGATATATGGAACGCAGGATAATCAATTTTATGCGTTAAAAAATATTCATTTACAGGTCCAAAAGGGTGAGTTTCTGGCAATTATGGGGGCAAGTGGATCCGGAAAATCTACTTTATTGAATGTCTTATCCGGATTAGATAAGCCTACTTCTGGAAAGGTCATTCTAGATAATATTGATATTACCAAAGCTAGAGATGCAGCCCTAACAAAAATACGCTCTGAAAATATAGGGTTTATATTTCAATTCTTTAACTTACTTTCTATTTTGACAGCAGAGGAAAATGTTTTGTTACCTCTACTTCTTTCTAAAAGAAATAAAAATGGATTAAAAGAGAAAGCAAAAGAGCTTTTAAATCTATTAGGAATAGGACATCTA from Priestia megaterium carries:
- a CDS encoding PadR family transcriptional regulator, whose amino-acid sequence is MEISREILKGHIDTLILSLLYQRDMYGYELAKIVREKSDEQFELKEGTLYLSLKRLEKNNWISSYWGSEQGPGGRRKYYKLTSLGKQGFEDKRLEWQFIKKMMDSFLWGGTK
- a CDS encoding permease prefix domain 1-containing protein; translation: MKRIEAFVDSMYLNVDGDKQEIDELKAEMKNHLFESVQELKEAGKTEQQAITIAIQRFGEEKEMRAVIGQLFEIQKIFAKRVLYIAIVCLILTISMGSFLWEIDDSTAQGLSETSTLISKELENKDVMTFSMKRKIETLVEDTNYISEVTIYNSKDIRSVSQNSGEYHWKSQNPDFQYQRTIWAPKWLGVDSSTSGNGNEQWFVLIESRSFDQLQVIVIFMGGAIYWTLFTIWAIINAHHQKPLRIKWIFIFVGLNVLGYLLYYFTGIRSVSSKEHEDLY
- a CDS encoding sensor histidine kinase; the encoded protein is MHLIAYALTFIENITLLSFLVKLLFGNLVKNIRKVIMFSAIYSLCTSYTFNWDINTDIKLLVNIFMHIIIVMYIFKLSLQFSILISLLRAVLQTTLESIIVLIILNAQYINFVKMKLPLQIYIAIFLYVTIIIGIIVLSKKDISLKKVLDRNNLNSNFIITIITSILAQIFVVLLAVLVDIGNGEGRRALTYIIVFATILIMCNLIRVVVKFCEKSEQQMYLMSEDVYLSNLQDLSASVKSHRHDYYNQLQVIYGLSEHKQYNELNQYIKNLFQDICLTDNLLRLKHTALSTLLQAKIEVAKLYNINFFIDTAEDIPCVKILSHELIQIVGNIVDNAFEAELASKKEDKYVSLKIDHLLKSFFVIEVNNQNSYIKGDNLDKVFVPGYSTKLNHQGIGLYTVKRKLEKYDGYIELTSKKEVGTTFRVFIPTLVNKKF
- a CDS encoding cyclic lactone autoinducer peptide, which translates into the protein MKKIKRLFASFFVKIAHTEISTASFYLIHEIQIPKSLKRK
- a CDS encoding accessory gene regulator ArgB-like protein, translating into MIHDLSLKISNKLVKESNYESEVIAYGVEITIRSLIKLVTILLIGFLINDLILILIVLVSFSSLRLLSGGFHFSRFFYCYINSMSLLTSIALASQIMGQVNIAYLKISMFFCFIISIFILLVFGTSINPDRVSYNHRSLLKYLSITFIIIMYIFVQYILGLSPSYATAIQLGIVSQSLTLLKRKRGTKNEKN
- a CDS encoding sensor histidine kinase; its protein translation is MISKLSIRQWVIIILLLLTLVPFLGTKFISHMYNRYSSDSYENNQVGENNVQGWIEKSILLKPELWGSSKWKNNIIKDLHNKGIEIILVDSNDQIVFTSTNGASGETIHQKGNYSIGLSKSAFEKQTIYKEGKATGTAFIKYTPPAVGEEINKPKNAFLKQWGGVIVWISLFFLVLLFCVIITHKMIIRPLKLLERAALSLSRNEFTSVLPSSSVKEINAVSDGFKFMQQELHELLASKAQMEEDRKMFVASIVHDLRTPLFSIRGYLEGLEKGIANSPEKQKKYIRVCRNKANLLEELVSNLFEYVKLDYLGTQPEFHPIEIKSLVQNIVEGYDLACRQKNISLSLEMPEKSLTLQGNAPLLTRSIDNIVSNAIRYTPTGGSIDIILENTEKEIIITIKDGGEGIPEEILPHIFKPLYRGEYSRNRQTGGTGLGLTIAKHAFKIHGGDLIVKNNHPNGAIFSGYLPNS
- a CDS encoding response regulator transcription factor produces the protein MQETILITDDEIEIVDLLKDFLEIDGYKVRTAYNGKEALDVIASKKIDCILLDIMMPNIDGFTVCKEIRKISNVPILFLSAKQDDIDKIRGLNLGADDYIVKSATPGEIIARIKAVRRRFDVQQVKVNHSTNILDFGNLKIDMKAREVWKGDKQVSLTSREYDILELLAIHPKQVFTHEQLINKVWGEDYSDSHSVRVFIARIRDKIEDCPAHPEWIQTVWGVGYKFEGLRHDQ
- a CDS encoding ABC transporter ATP-binding protein, giving the protein MSFVLEAQSINKIYGTQDNQFYALKNIHLQVQKGEFLAIMGASGSGKSTLLNVLSGLDKPTSGKVILDNIDITKARDAALTKIRSENIGFIFQFFNLLSILTAEENVLLPLLLSKRNKNGLKEKAKELLNLLGIGHLHSTHPPNMSGGQQQRVAIARALITDPKIILADEPTGSLDSKTSKEILGILRYFCDTLHHSMVMVTHDANVASYAHRIVFMEDGQLVDELKLKDKQRDRKQVITEITNRIEGVLS